The genomic window ATGTGAAAATGATCATGAAGGAGACCAATAAgcaaaagagacaaagacaaTGGGAAGGCAGAATCAGAATGAAGAGGATCTGATGCTCTTACATCCTTAATCATACCCCAACTTATTCACTACTACCAATTATAAATAAAGTCGCAATACTATATGGAATCATTGAAGGGACCAAACCCAAATAAAGTTATATAGACTTATTTTTAGCTTTTATAATGAACGTTTAAATAATTTAGGAGATGAGTGATTTAAAGCAATGGTGGTGGGTTCATAGCTGGCATGTCCTGATCTTGTCTCTCCCAAGTCTGACCCCatcccttttttttcttcctttacaaaaaaaagaatgtaaattaaagttttatttattctgAAATAGACTTTTTGTTGAACTCGTTAATCGTTATATCAACTCTCTTTTACGGTTATTCACGTAAAGAGTGTGTATTACGATTATTTAATCTTGTAATGACCAAATCAAAgtacaaataatatattaaataattttataactcTTGATTGGTTCTTTTCCCATAAGTCTAATCTTAAAtattaaatccaaaaacattgTTGATTGCCAATCCAAATTTATCCCCAAGTCTCTAATCGAATCTTGTGATTTGAGACCATCGGTCAAAGAAGTGATTTATCAGGAATTTTGGGAAAGTGTCTTCGTCTCTACAAACTTAGAAAAGGACCCTTCATGCCTTCACCACCTCATGTTCTTCTTTTATGTAACGAAAAACAatcattttccattttttaaaatatagtagCATTTAAGAATCTAGTTCCAATTTCCTTTGACAATTTACTTCACCATAAGAGGAAAAGCTATCATCAAAGATTTGGTTTCTGTCTCGTCGTCTCTGAAGCTCATTCAAAGTTCgataataatataattcaGAGATATAAAAAAGTAGATGtcttgtttgttatataagaAAGAAGTAGCCATTGTTCGGAACAGAACAGGGAGCTCCTAAAGGCTAATATCTATAGAATCTGCTTTTCATTACAGACATTGAAGTACTCAAACACTACTCTTGCTGTCAGGGATTACTTGCAGAAGGATACCTGCAGTGCAAATGACGAGTAAGCAAACACTAGATTTTGAGATAACCAATCAAATGGCGGATTAACAACAGTTTAGTATCAGCAAACCTGTAAAGATTTGTGTCTGAGCCGTTCAACGGCTGTGCATAGTTCATAACGGGTGAGTTTGGCCACGGTGTATATGAAGCCACGTTATGAGTAAAGGGACTCAAAGCAGGGTTAAGCGGATGCCCATAGTTTAGGTTGGCTTGATGACCTCTTGGCATATGCGGGAAAAACCCATCGTGAAACGGAATATGGATTGGCATTGGACTGAAGCTTTGGCCAGACGGCATAACCCTAACGTACCTACGAACAAGAAAAAGACCTTTAGATTTAAGAGTGAACACCAATTAGTTTTGTTGAATATCACCATTAAAGAGATTGAAAGGTTTACCTGTAGGCCGGATCCACGACATACCTGTCATAGCTCCTGTCATAATCCGGGTCATATCgatctttctctctatctctgaTAATGGCTACTCGAGAAGTCCGTCCAGAGTCTCGAGTAACAGCATCGACAGGACTATTATTAACCGCCACTTCAGTCTCATTCCGGTTTATACATGTGTTTCTCACTTCAAGAGAGGGAGGTCGTAGTGATGAAGAATCTTCAGAGTCGGAACTGCTAGGACTATTAAAGATCCGAGCGCGAGCTTTATCATACTCTTCCTTTCTCTCCTCAACACTTCTCAAAAGATTCTGCTGTACTCCTGATCCGCTACCCCCACAACCAGATCCTCTCTTGGGTCTAGGCTTGATAGCGATTTTGAAACCCTCGGGTCTACCATTCTCAGGTTGTTTCACAGGGATTTCGGATAAGCAGACATAAGGAAATCTACTTTCCGCTGTCTTCGTCACGAGGATTCTGTTATCGGATCCATCTCCTGCACCAGTACCATTGTCCAAAGCCATGGTTACTAGTCCATAATGCTGAGCAACTCGATGTGCAGCAAGACGCAGGTACGATGTTGGAAAAGGCGGGAATTCGAACTGAAGCTGCTCAGGGTTTTGAAAGAACTTCTGTATATCAAGCTCCATTCGCAAAACTAAAGAAACACACaccaaccaacaaaaaaagaagcaaccTTTTAAGCACCCATCAACCACATTTTAAGAGAATCTTTCCAGATACAGTAATTAAACTCTAACATGTTCATGAGGATTCAGATTGAGCTAAAAAGACAAGTGATTATGATTTGGGTCATAGAGCAATCAAGAGGATTGGTAATAGTCATGGATCtaatcaaaccctaattacCAAAACATTAACTATAATTGAACCAAACACAGGATCGAGAATTAGAGAAACTCATAATTGTCCCCCAATTCTATGAAACCCTAGAAAAGTACCAGGAAATGAAATGACCAAAATCAGATCAAACACAACAGAGAGAAAGCAAAATCGAATCGtgggaaagagagaaaattgaCTAACTGGTGAGACGATGACGAGGATTTTGAAGAGCCTCGACCAGAAAAGGATCCACCATAGCTTCCTTCTCGGTCATAGAAGCcataaagatgaagaaaagcctcgtatctctctctccttctctgcTTTGTGTCTTATGAAtcctttgttctttgtttcacCGGAGATTAGAAGAGAAAACACatcaaggaaacaaaaaggaGACAATTTCTGATGAGCATTTtctgagagagaagagaagagacgCGAAACGATGAGGGTGAAGGAGATGAAAAGACTTTCTCGACCTTTATCTCTCTCAAATCGCAATCAAGTGGGGAAGAGAATAATACGAAAGTTGCTTCctttcctgtttttttttattcattcatttttctctgtgtttttttcttgagtTAATTTGTCGGactttttgaatattttatgttaataCAGTGTGACATTTTTTAATCGAGAAGTGGGTTTTGTAAAGTTGATTTTGGTGGAATCATAAAAGTATAATGTTTGGTTGGTGTCACATTTCATTTTTCCATGGTGCATCGTTCTGAACaattttgtcaaacaaatatCAATGCACCGAAAAACAAAGTATCTTCTCCCCAAGTATAATTAGCGTAGGAAATGTTGCAGTGTAATCTTATCACTGAATTAGGAGCAGTTAATCTCGAACGTTACGTAATCTACTTAATGGATCTTAAATGCATGATATGGTCTAAACTTAAAGCTACTAATTCATGGCTATTCACTTTTTCAAGCGTGGTTTACTATGTTTTGTGGGTTGCGTGGTCAATTCTCtctaatatttttacattAGTAAATTTCCAAATGAAACACGTCTATAATCAATCCATTGGAATGCCTAAAAATCTAGTTGTTGTTATCTAGAGTTgacagaaaagagaaataaaataaaatttatttgaaggACATTTAATGtgaagatattttgtttggatttacTTCCTTATTAAGATGATATTGTTGGTCAAAATTAAACGTAGTTTccataaaagtaaaaatactCCAAAAACGGCTCCGTAGACAATCTTCACCACATCCTACATGGCCCTTACTGATTGGATACAACGATGGCTTTAACTCCACGCGCCAATGTCTTAAAACCTTCTCTTGCATAATAACGTGAATAGCCTTTGAACttgttcctcttctctctttttttggttttcaataaCCTTAAACttacctctctctctcgaaaATGGCGATCTCACCGGTACTATTCATTGGTTTGATTTACCTCGCCGGCGGTGGCTCTCTTTTTCCGGGGGTGGAGGCAATATGGTTAACGGTTCCAGAATCAGGAGAGAGATGCGTCTACGAAGAGATCCAAGCCAACGTGGTCGTTGTCCTTGATTACATTTGCATCGACGATGCTTTCACTCAACTTGGTCCAACATTAGATGTTCGGGTTTGTACATCAACCATATATACTCCATTTTTTCTTCGTAAATTTCATGCATCCGGGAAAATTTCGTTACTGTGTGGTCAAACGTTATATATTTGAGATAGAAATAATTTGACTACGAGTTAAGATCACTCAAATTAGAGATCGAAAATCAACATTAAACTGCTGATAGATTTGTATAGGAAAAATCAATTAGTTAACCACAAAATTCACATGAACTTTTCTACCAAGAGATTTCGGATTAATAGATTGAGAAAATAAGggttaatttggtttataaGTTGTCTATAGTTGGAGTGAAAATATAGTATAAACTTGTGTGTGTTGATATATGCCTTGGTTAAAATGTATAGGTAACATCTCCATATGGGAAGGAACTGTACAAGATAGCAAACGTGACACACGGTCAGGCTGCGTTTACAACGAGCGAGAGTGGAACATTCTTAGCTTGTTTAGCAATGCATCACGACCAGTCACATCACTCAGTCAATAGCTCTGTTATCGTCAGTCTTGATTGGAAGATGGGTATCAGAGCCAAAGACTGGGATTCTGTtgctaaaaaagaaaagatcgaGGCAAGTCCTTCATTTCCAATTctaatatatgattataataatctaaaaaaacacatgtaaTTGAATATATGGTTCCAGGGTGTGGAGCTTGAGATTCGAAGATCTACAGAATACGCAAGTGCTATTAGGGCCAACATACTCTATTTGAGAATCAGGTTATTAATAACTTTCATATCAATCTTACGTATATATGTGGAATACGCAAAAAAGGATTTAATTAAGAttctcttataaaaaaatggtgCAGGGAAGCATATATGAGGGAAATAAACGAGAAGACAAACACGAGGGTCAATCAGCTCGGCTTAATGTCTTTAGGAGTAGCTATTGTCGTTTCGATTAGTCAAGTTTTGTATCTCAAACGATACTTCCtcaaaaagaagcttattTAACTTCATTCTACaacattatattattatatattttagaaaaaaattgcAGTCTTGTGGCTCTTTTGGGACTAACTTTaccaaatcaataaaaaaacacatgcTTTTGTGCAtcatatagtatttttatCTACTGATCACAAGAAACTTCATAGAATCATATGGACCAAGAATAGCATAAGTATATACATGCATGGCAGTctaatttatctatatatcaaCGTTAAATCTTTTACAATTGAGACTTAATTGGTACACCATTTACAAAGTATTTTGCTAATGAATGTCAACGGCAAATGATCATGATTGACGTTATTAGGTCGTTTTGGGACATCAATGTCCAACGACAGCTTAGAAGTGGGATTCATAAATTCAAAACTGTTAACATAACTActgtaattttcttatttgtacTCTCATTAGCTTTTGATAATATGACCAATAACGCCAATTCTCCGTGGCGGGGACGTAACGCGTATGTTTAGTTTGGTTGCCGAGAGGTTGAGATGCTAGTTATGGGTTTTGTATGAGTTTCGGGATGTATTATCTCACACAAAAAGTTTGTATCGTGGAAGTCCCTTGATCGAAGATTAACATTTCTAATAAAGTTTAGCGGTGTAGAACTGCCCACGCCTCTGTGTATACGATTTAAAAGGTATTGAATCtaaaattttgagattttattttttactttttgtttcaaactaaaatatatattagtcatattttctaattaagaATCTAATAAAGCTCAGCAGTCTAGACCCGTCCACGCGTCTATGTATACACAATTTAAAAGGTATTGAATCcaaaaatttgagattttatattttttactttttgtttcaaactaaaatttatgtttttttttttggtaagccAAGGGAGACAATGTCTCCCAAGATTTATGTTAGTCATACTTTCTACGTGATTATCTAATAAATCTCGTTTATCTAAACCTGTCCACACGTTGACAACGGTTTATCATCAAATCTCCAAACCTCTAAAAACATTGGGGGTTcggagttaaaaaaaaagcaagaaaaaagagagatagtgAGCGTAAGTGAAAACAGCCATGGAAGAGGTAAAGGGGAAAAGAACCATCAGTAACACTTGGAAACTTGTTACAAGGTCCCAAACTGACCCCTTTGAAGGAATGCCTCTGCATCTGAAAGAGAAGATTCTCATGAAATTGAAGGCCAAAATCATATCGACGTTCATCCTCCTTTCCAAGTCCTGGTCATCGATAGTCCTTAACAAAGATTTCACCAACATGTATTTGATAATAAAgttctttgaatctttgaaTCGACCACGTCTTCTTTTGGCAGTCGACGATCGAGAAATAAATATGCAGTTCTTCCACTCTTGCTCTCGAGAGGATCCATCTTCTGATCATCAAACGGTTGGCTGTTACCCTGATTCGTATCCGCGTATCTGGTATGACTTTTCTCCACCTGTTCGTGGCTTGATCTGCTGTCTAAACAATTCTACTAAAGTGGTAATTGGAAATCCTACTACTTGTCAATTTGAAACTTTACCGAGAGTCAGAACCAAAATATACCAAGAAATATTTCCCTTCTTTGGATACGATCATGTTAAGGATGAATACAAAGTCTTGTGCATGACGATATCGGATGAGTACTATAGTAGATCAGGAAATATTGTGTCCAAGGAGCATAAAGTTTTCACTCTAGGATGTAAACAGAAGAAATGGAGAATGATCGAATGTACGATTAATCATTATCTTACTCCTGGAACTCAAGGAATATTTAGCAATGGGGTTATCTATTACTTCGCTAGGGTCAATGATGATCAGTCGCTAATGTGCTTTGTTGTGGGGTCTGAAAAGTTTAGTGTCGTTGAGTTACCGAGGCCGGCCGTCGAAGTTCTAGCGAACTACGGCGAAAAGATAGCTGTAACGAATTTGTTATATGCTAGTAATGATAGACTTTTTGTATGGATTCTAGAAGATGCCAGCAAACAAGAATGGTCAAACTTTTGTGTCTTGGTTCCTTCTTGGGTAGATATATAGATTTCGACCATTCAGCTTCACGGGTATACTTGGAACCGGCGAGCTTATATTTACACCGGGCTTAAAGCGTGGCCCCTTCTATTTACTGTGTTACGATCTCAAGGAACACACAGCTAGAAAAATCTGCTTCAAAAGAATTGGTTATTATACTTCTTTGAAAGTCTTTTTGGATCATGTAGAGAATCCTATGGTTCTGCCAAAGATAAGGCAATCGGTTGGTGATGAGTTCTTTGGTGTTGCATGAactaatctctcttctttcttttcttatttttcaagtttcaattAAGTGGTCggatattatttgtttaagaCTAGTTCTTATTGGATTTGATGGTCACCCATTGGTTAGTCTTTTGATCAATGGATATTTATGTCTGTGGAATATTGTAAtgcaatgttttttttctcaacatcTTTGGAATGCAATGTTTATGacttaacaagaaaaatgtttatgaCTTGATTATAATAATCTCTGGTTTTGTGCGGAGCTTATACAGCTTcggttttcttcttatttgatttcttttgggGAGAACAAAGAGTTTTGTGTTTGGCTAGATGGatctttatcatcattttgGTCGccttttgaattttatttcataaagaAATCttatgtataagaaaataaaactaatatcGATTCTGAAATAGCAAAAATACCTCAATATTTTCACTAAATCATAAAACGAACTACATTCATCATACAACACATTGTAACATTTCACCATTAATTTCTTAACCCAAGCAACAAGCCAATAAGTagatagtttttgtttgactaaACATACACACGTGTTCGGAGTTTGATGTACACGCGCTGACTGCGCGTGGATGTAATATAATCTTAATTCTTAAGTATATTCGTCGACGTTGCCTTGTTCCAAAGTTATAAACCGTGTGGAACCATCGAGAAGCGAAGCCAGAATAAATTTTCGAATCCTCCGACGATGACGGAATCAACATCCGTGGTTGCTCCTCCGCCGGAGATACCTAATCTGAACCCTAGCATGTTTTCTGAGTCcgatttgttttctattccGCCGCTAGATCCTCTTTTCCTATCTGATTCTGATCCGATTTCAATGGATGCGCCAATCTCCGATCTCGACTTCTTACTCGACGATGAGAACGGAGATTTcgctgattttgatttctcgtTTGATAATTCTGATGATTTCTTCGATTTCGATTTATCGGAGCCCGCGGTGGTGATCCCTGAGGAGATCGGTAACAATCGTTCGAATTTGGACTCATCGGAAAACAGAAGCGGCGATGGAGGTTTAGAAGGAAGATCTGAGTCTGTTCATTCACAGGTTTCATCTCAAGGCTCCAAGACTTTTGTGTCCGACACCGTTGACGCATCATCCTCCCCTGAATCAAGCAATCACCAGAAATCTTCTGTtagcaagaggaagaaggaaaatggaGACTCCAGTGGCGAATTAAGGAGCTGCAAGTACCAAAAGTCCGATGATAAATCAGTCGCTACGAACAACGAAggtgatgatgacgacgacaAGAGGAAGTTGATAAGGCAGATTAGGAACCGTGAAAGTGCTCAGCTTTCGAGGTTGAGGAAGAAGCAACAAACTGAGGAGCTtgaaagaaaagtgaagagTATGAATGCTACCATTGCTGAATTGAATGGTAAGATTGCTTATGTTATGGCTGAGAATGTCGCTTTAAGGCAACAAATGGCTGTTGCTTCTGGTGCTCCTCCTATGAATCCTTATATGGCTGCCCCGCCTTTACCGTATCAATGGATGCCGTATCCGCCGTATCCTGTTAGGGGATATGGATCACAGACACCTTTGGTTCCCATTCCTAAGTTAAATCCTAAGCCTGTCTCGAGTTGTAGACCGAAGAAGGCAGAGAGTAAGAAGAATGAGGGTAAAAGTAAGCTCAAGAAGGTTGCTAGTATTAGTTTTATTGgaattctcttctttgtcttcttgtttggtACATTGGTTCCTTTTATGAATGTAAATTTTGGAGGAGAACGTGGAAGCTTTGGCGGTTTGTCTAAATATGATGGCCACCGGTATTACGATGAACATAAGGGGAGGGTTTTAATGGTCGGCGATGGTTCTGATGTTAGAAGAAATAGTGGAATTTCTGAAGGAAATATCCATTCTAGTAGGATTAGTCATGGTGAGAGAGATAGTTGTGGAGGAGTAGATTATAATGCTCATCCGAAAGTAGAAGGACGACCAAGTTCGTTGAGCAATGCCAGTGATCCtctctttgcttctctctATGTCCCAAGAAACGATGGGCTTGTGAAGATCGATGGGAACTTGATAATTCACTCTGTTTTGGCGAGCGAGAAAGCAAGGGGTTTAGGAAAGAAGAATATCACTGAAACagtaaaaactaaagaacCGGATTTGACCATTCCTGGTGCACTGTCTTCTGCATTAGCTGTTCCGGGGGTAAGAGGAAATGCAGCAATGCTTCCGCATTCAACAGCTCTCTCTTCTGAAGGGAAAAGACTTCACCAATGGTTTCATGAAGGTGGCTCAGGTAATTCTTGTTCTCTATGTAGTTTCTACTAAATGGAGTGATCTGGATTTTCAACTCTACATTGCATTCTCTTGCAGGGCCACTAATGGATTACAGCATGTGCACCGAGGTTTTCCAGTTTGATATTGCTCCTGGTGCTATAGTCCCGTCATCAGTCTCCAGCATTTCTGCGGAGCATCTCCAAAATGTCACTACCCACGGCAAGAGAATGAAGAACAGGAGAATCCTTGAGGGACTTCCTGTTTCACTTGTGGCGTCAGAGCTCAATATCACCGGAACCCAGCCAAACAAAGACGCTCAAAATAAGACCTTTAatggaaacactaacaaaccCACATCATCATCCTCCATGGTTGTCTCAGTGTTACTTGATCCAAGAGAGGTCGTTGACTCTGAAACCGACAGAGTGGTTCCCCCAAACCCAAAATCACTTTCCCGGATCTTTGTGGTGGTGCTTCTTGACAGTGTCAAGTACGTTACCTACTCATGCGTTCTTCCTCGATCGGGTCTCCATCTCGTAGCCACCTGATTTGAGCTACTCAGATCTTGACCTTAAGTAGGCGAACATTGACTTGTTTATACATACAGACcttgttgactttttttccCTGTGTTGTATAACTCTTATGTTCtaaggttttggattttaattttgagataAGCATAAAGTGGAATCCTTGTTTTAAAGGCATTTCCAATAGCTTTAGGCTGTATAATACATCCGATGGTTGCAGAACTTTTCTAATTTAGAAGatataatatacaaaagaagCTCTTAGAGCATATATATTCAATTGGGACTTAAGTAGAAGGCTGCACCCTTTTGTGCAGCATCATTCTATAACAACTCTTCCGGTTCTGTATCTAGTTTCCATATGAATTcattttatacatttaaaagttttgagtACTCTGTCGATACAGTTTACTAGACATGTTAATGTCGTTATTCATGAAGCCAGGCCACTATCAGCATGAGAAGGACAATCCATGGCATAGCTGGTAAAACCTCAATCGCTGCTGCCAAAcacagaaagaagaaggcatTTGATTAGAATTGGGAGTCTATGATTTGATATATCTTTGCTAAATTGGAAGACTTTAAGTAGCAACTTACATGAAGAGGACTGCGGTTGAGGATGAGCAACTTCGTTTGCATGTGGTTCCCGTGGTTCCGTTATGGGTGGTTGAGCTGCATGGGCAAACACCACATGTGGTAGAGGGGCAGAGATTGGAACTATATGAGACTTGGCTGCAGAAATTGGGGCCGGTGAGTGCAGCTGATGATGTGGTGCCCCAGCAGAAGGAGCAGGCGCAGGTGTGGATGAAAACTGCACGCGTTTCTCCTTGAAATGTACTCTATTCCCTGGGTTGCAGGGTGGAGGTGCAGATGGAGCTCTCTTACGGCTTCTGTGAGGAGCAGGAGAGGCCACAGGTGAAACCTCGGGAGCCATTTTCGGGCTAAGattgtggtggtggtggtgatgatggttgtgatggtgatggtggtggtggtgatggtgatggtgatggtgatggtgatgctTCGAATGGGGACTAGGTGAGGGTGATGGAGATTTGGTGCTACTATCACTGCTGTTTGGCAAGAAAGATGACAGACGAACTTGCTTGACCTTACCAAATATGGTATTATTCAGGCCAAGGTTTTTCGAGCGTGAACCTGTGATGGTATCAGTCAGTTGTTTCAACCTTGGGCTTGAATTTGAAGTCCCGACTCTTAGCAAAACTGATGAGTGAACAGTTGTCGGGGGAGACACGGTCGACCCTTCTGAGTTCGATAAGCTTACATACAAATTCTGCATTCAGGTAAAATCCATGTTTCAGAACAATCTAACTCAAGGCATTAACAGTTGCTAATGAATTCATAACTTCAACATGATTGAaagatttagaaaataatgtaTTGTGATAGAAATGACAAACCTCGTATGGTGCGAGATTCAGCCCATTTTTGAGTTGACTAGCAAGGGTATTGAAGTTTATCTGTATCTGGTGAATAGAGTAGTTTAGGGTAAAGTTGAAAACAATCTTGAATTTCTGCAGAGGGAAAGCACTTTGTGGTGGAATCACAGTGATTCCTCCTGGAAATTTTAGCACTTCAAAAAGGAAGGTTTCCCCAAACAAGGATTTTGTAAGCTGGAGAGTAGATTGATTTATGAGCACCGATTCAAACATCTCTTTGATAGAACTCAGGGACAGAGGTAAGATTTCTCGGTATCCAGTATCAGGGTCAATTCCAAACACAACCTTTGTTATGTTCAATTCATCTGACGGCTCAACAGCCAGGATAGTTACCTATTGTTTCATTAGAGCCAAGTTAGATCAGAAGAGAAACGAGATGACAAAACGAATCagaaacaataatttaaaagttaagaaaaagatgaaaacatcATACTTTGATGGAAATGTAGCTCATCTCTTGAAAGATGTCATTCTGAAGCTGCAATGTATTTTCATTAAGAAAAGAAGCCGATCTATTGATGCTAAAACTGGCCACTATAGCATGACCTGCATCAAAATGTGAGAAACAATTAACAAGGAACGAATATCCTAACAGTGATCGATAACCATATCCATGACCCTAAAACCTATAAATCAGAGTATTGATCATCCATTTTCCCTGAGTTAAAACTTGTAAGAAGATGTCTTCTCTTCACTACTCATGGAAAATTTACAGGTGTCTCAAGTGAAAGCCAAGACAGAGTCACTGAGATATGAACACGCATCACTACTAATAATGTCAAGTAACTATGATTCAGGATAGCTTTAAAAAGGTTCACAGATTTATTTCTCCTCAATAACATAATCTTCCTATCTAAAAACTTCAAAGAGGAAGCAGTTTTGACTCATCCCTGACCATTAAAGCACAAATCACAGTCAAAATCTCATTCCCAAAATAGCT from Arabidopsis thaliana chromosome 3, partial sequence includes these protein-coding regions:
- a CDS encoding zinc finger (C3HC4-type RING finger) family protein, giving the protein MGKTEDDVSLRVAGGEATGDSTVRNARCGCCKWISSFVGFKCLFVLLLSVALFLSALFLLLPFPMDREDSNLDPRFRGHAIVASFSINRSASFLNENTLQLQNDIFQEMSYISIKVTILAVEPSDELNITKVVFGIDPDTGYREILPLSLSSIKEMFESVLINQSTLQLTKSLFGETFLFEVLKFPGGITVIPPQSAFPLQKFKIVFNFTLNYSIHQIQINFNTLASQLKNGLNLAPYENLYVSLSNSEGSTVSPPTTVHSSVLLRVGTSNSSPRLKQLTDTITGSRSKNLGLNNTIFGKVKQVRLSSFLPNSSDSSTKSPSPSPSPHSKHHHHHHHHHHHHHHHHHNHHHHHHHNLSPKMAPEVSPVASPAPHRSRKRAPSAPPPCNPGNRVHFKEKRVQFSSTPAPAPSAGAPHHQLHSPAPISAAKSHIVPISAPLPHVVFAHAAQPPITEPREPHANEVAHPQPQSSSSIEVLPAMPWIVLLMLIVAWLHE